The nucleotide sequence GGCTCTAATGAATTTTGATTTCACACTTTCTGTATCTCTGTATACTCTTTTTAACATAGTGCCTTGACTATAATGGACACTCAGTGTTTGTTTTATGAATTTAGACTTATTGATGTTTTATCTGCACTGTTTTTTAGTGgttttttgaaaataaagaactATACTTATGTAAAATTGAATTGATTtaattttgtcttaaaatcattaTAAACTTTCTCAGTCAAAACTACTAGTTGTCCTCTGTTATCAAGGAGAAAAACTGATGACAAAGTCATCTTATAGTTTTCTAGACCATGTTCCACCTCATTACTGAGAATAGAAACAACCTCTAGAGGGACTGCAATTAACATTGAGTTGGGATAGGGAACCTATCTACATTATATTCATGAAATGAAATGCCCTCTTTActggttaaaatatttttttacactGTAGAGTAAGCAAAATGTTCTTGATGGCTAATGACATTCACTGTCTAGCAAAGAAGAAGTTGATtggataataaaattttaataacttcagTTCCTAAAAATTTTCCCTAAGGTATGaatttcatttaacttttaaaaaattggactAGATTTGAGAGAACCATCTTTATTTCAGATCACATTAGAAAACCTAAAATGCCTTTTGTTCCAATTCCTTATACAAGAAAAAGATGAAGTATATTTCTCTTGGCAGTAGAATCATAGAACTTTAGAGCATAGGAAGGATTTTGGAGATTATCTAGcccaattttcttcattttacaaacaagtttagacaagtttaatgacttgctcacGGTCACACACAAAAAAGTGATTACTCCAGAATTATATTCAGATTTCTGTCTTTGTCTAGTATTCTTTATAACATATATACTGTGTTACCTCCCATTCTACTTTTATCAAATATTAATACCTTTTTATCTTATCAAAAGGTTCCAAgccaatgaaaataatttatattgacTCACCTCTTcccaaaaaagaaatgacagtgagagagagaaatcaaattTTTCATGAAGTTCCATTGGACTTTTTGACAACCAAAAACTCAGCTATTCCTGTCTCTGCTGTATTTATGGACAAACCGGAAGAGAATATATTTCAGTGGGATGTAAGTGATGCCTGGATGAGgaaacaaatttataaatatctgtttttgtttcacttttgtaaattttataaaaatgtaaaatatgtcTATATACTTTATTAAGTGGTATATATGCCAGGTATCACTCCATCAGATGCTCAGaatgagaaacaaaaatgaaatagactttGCTTTCAGAAGCTTAATCACTTTAAGTGCACCTTAAGAAATTCCCACAACTTCTATTTCATAGGATCACAAGCTTTTTATTAATAGTATaatggttttgttttattaaGGTGCCTTCTGATATTAAGCAGTCCCGAAGAATTGAGATTTTTGATGATTTGGATATGGGTTTTGATGAGGATGTAACGGAATTAGAAACTTTTGGAGTAACAGCtaataaacctttaaaaattttgaatacaTCAAACCTTCCCACATCATCTACAGAGGCAACCCTTCCCACAACATCTAATACAGCAACTATTCTTTCTAGTCCTATAAATTTATCAAAGATTCTGACTgaacaattgaaaaaggagaaacaacTTATGACCAGTGTAAACAGTGGGCCAGAAGAGCTGAAAATTAAAGATAATCAGGAATTTTTATTATGTGACAACCTTCAAGATCCTAAAAAAATACAGCTTTATTCATGTAGTAGTGAGTCAAAGCAGTCTGAATGTGATTCCTCCTCAATCaaagattttgaaaaagaaaaaattgaggtaAGTGAAGAAAATGATACAACTACAGATGAAGAATGTGGTGCTATTAAACTAAATGTTTTGGAGAAAACAAatacttttaaagaaagaattgatatatCAGAAACAAATAAGACTCAGAATGTTTCTTGTAATAGTGATACAGATGAAGAACGTTTAATTATTGACATAGAATGTAAAAATCATGATAATGGGAAGCAAGAGGTTATTACCCTTAATTCAAGTCCTCTACCAGATACTTTAAGGATGCCTATGCCTTCTTCAGAAAACTTAGCTGAAGCTACTTGTAATCATGAGCAGAAAAAGTGTGCTACAAAAAAGTCTGGCAAAAGATTATATAAGAAATTTGATCCAGTtggacaaattttaaaaatgcaaaatgaacttttaaaaccaaCTTCAAAAAAAGTGCCTGAGCAGATCTTTGTGAATTTGGAAAATTCTAGGCACCACCTTGCTCCAGAGCAACCAGCCACTGTTACCGATACTCCTAAGTCTAAATGGTCTTCAATATTTCACAAGCCAAAAGAACGTAAGTAGacatttataattgttttttacATTACATTTTCAGCATATAGTTTTCCTCGCTCCTTTTCCTCACatactttctttgatttttttttctacaatcTTTGTGTAAAAATTGACCTTTCTTGTTGCTCTTAAGTCCACTACTTAATATAATACTGCTTCTTctaagccttaatttcctttgtGTAAAATAAATGGGGTAAATTAACAAATTCTAGATTGTGTCATTCAAATAAAATGCAAGGAGCCCAAGGGGTTCTACCAAAACGAAAAGTTCTACTGGAAGGCAAATGTAGTgtctgttttgttgtttttgttgattaTGTTCAGTATGTACTTTCATTTGATGGACAGAACCATTACAAGGATTGTGATGTATGTGATGTGTGAAGAATGGGTAAACTAATCAAAGAGAAAAGTTGGTTTTGTATTGGTCTAGAATCAGTATTTGAATTTACTTGGTAATGTATTATTATTGATTCAACTGTTCAACTGTCTTGGCACAAGGCCATTAAAATACTCATTTCCCAGTTTTAATTACATAGTTTTTGTATCAATATCCCATATATATAATTAGATGTGAATATGGGCACAACTAATATTCCAGAAAAATCATATCCTTTGgcaaaagaagatataaaaaacCATACTTCCGGAATTGAGAAATTAaggtctctttcctctctttgtctctatctgaCTTCACTGTACTAGGGTTAAATAACTTTACTTTTAAAAGTGAACTAGAtagttttttccttctctctctaaatttcttttttatctgtcACTTTTTCTCTGAAAGTAAAGGAAGTAGTATTTCAAAGGGATCTTAGAtcaagaactagaagggacccttttattttgtagttgagaaaactggagcccagaatggttaagtgagttgaccaaggtcacataggtagcaatTATGGAAAACAGCTTTTGAACTGAAGTCATCTGAGTCCAGAGCCAGTATCCTTAACCATATAGCTTCAGATCTTTCTTTCAAAGACTATTTTCCCCtgaaaagaagcagaaacagtGGTTGGATTAATAAGAGAGAAAATGGCCACACAAAATTGAAAAGAAGATAATCTATAGTTAATCCTATTGATAATTCATTATATCATTTTGTGatttgtatttattaaacatattgTGGTAATATAATTAGCATGTATAAGATTCAATTTAtcaaatctattatttttaaGGATTGCTACCACACAGCCTCCAGATGTTTGTTGAAAACAAATCAGAATACATAACTCCTCAAGAAGGAAATCTTGTTTATAAGTTATTCAACTTTCAAGATCTCCTGTTACTTGTGCGTTGTAGTGTCCAGAAAGTAGAGACAAGACCACGTTCCAAAAAACGGAAAAATGTTAGGAGGGTAAGTaattactgaagaaaagagaGGACTTGGATGAGAGAGAGAATTGTATACTATAAAGAGTATTCAGTTTGCAAttagaggtcttgggttcaaaatttgcctctgtctcttgctacctttgtgatcttaagcaatttatttaactttcctggatggtccttagtttcctcatctataaaatgtggaattGGATTGTGTGAATCTTTAAgactttttcatctctaaagcTACAAACTACAGTATAAACTAtgtgatgctttttaaaaaaagtttaaattatttaaaacccCTCTAAAACTCTTAAGTTACAGAACAGTTGGCAATTTGCATTCATATAGAATTTCTTCACTGGAAATTCTATATTGCAAAAAGGAAAGTAACAGGCCCAGATTGAATAAAGgcttattatatataacaacttTTATAGGATAAGAtataagatatttttaataagaacaaggagatttttttaagttgtagagTTTTGGATAAGATATACTCCATGACATCAATGTAAGTTTAGctcagaaattggcaaaaaaTTACTTTAATGAATTTAGAGCTCACATTATGGCATATAAAGTCCTTAATTTAGGGCCTGCTTATGCACATATGTAATTTCTCCAAATTTACAAAAGTACCATCACTCtagaattattcattatattgAATGGTCAGAGAATAGAGTGTGCTTGGTAACCAAATATTTTGGTCAAACTAGTTTATCGTATGGGTTCTGACACCAACTCTGCCACTAACTTATCTTATTAAGCAACTAGTCACACAGTCTCTTAATATTTGCTGCATTATTCTGTTCTAATACTTAATCTCTTAATAATTATTCTTTTCACATCCTAAAAATTAGACTCAATCTGTACCAGATGCTGGTAATAGCAATGTAATGGCTTGTCTCATAAGCTTACTAGATATTTGATTTAGTTATATCATATGCTCCCTTGATGTTAATAATTGAATTCAGGTATTTTTTacatctcttaattttctttcacattttcttttgaacATGAACAAATTCAACTCTGCTAGTTTCTGTTATTGTCATTGATTCCATTTCAAAATTTTGgaaacctcttttttaaaaagaattttgaattgaACTTAGATTCATTAAGGAGTTTTGCAGAAGAGCAAAAAGTAATGATGTCCCTGGTTTGATATAATTTAGAGGAATTAATATGTCttcattaaaaatcatttaggCCCATTTACtacaattttttactttttctatacTTAAAAATCATGAATTTCGTGATATGGCAAAAGTAATTTTACACATAGTATCAGTGTCATGAATTAAATTTTtgagaatttgatttttttgtttggtttagtTTTTTCTCACATGTGATTTCTCTTAGGATCAgcctcatttcttttcattttctggtCTGTGAGCCCTAGTCCATTTGTCTTGTTTGCCAAATGATGATACATAGAACTAGTTCATGGCCAGTATCTCTTTAAGAATTTTCCTGGTGTTATTTGGATAATGACTccaatctaaaaaagaaaaaattggtaAATAAGTTGCTGTACATTGACTAAAGATCTTGAGGACATCTTTTTCcaactttggaaaaaaaaagtagcatgaggggcagctaggtggttcattgaaaagaaaatcaatcctagaaacaagaggtcctaggttcaaatctgacctcacacacatcctagctatgtgactttaagtaagcaagtcacttaaccctgattgcctagcccttctgcttttctgctttggaaccaatattcagattctaagacagaagttaaaggttttttttttttgttttgttttgtttttgttttttaaagcatgatACTAACATAGAAGCAAATAAAAATCAGCTTATCAAAACTTAAAAGGGAAGTAAGATCAAATTTTGGGAATGtttataaatattagaaaatttatTAACCTAGGTGATTTAAAAAACAGTACTTATTTACATTCTATTAATGTCCTTTAAACATTTATTCCctaaaagtaaatttatttaggcAAGACTTTAAGATTATGAAGATTTGGGGCTATTAGTATCCAAAGACATAAAAGTCTGTCTAATGTTCTTCCCTCTGATTTTTACCAAGTTTTTCTTCTATGCTGTTCTATTTATAACTAGTACTTAGGCCTCAGTGCAACTTCATTTTTTCTAATCATAAATCATTTCCCTATGTTACCCTACTAATGTTCTCACTTTAATAATCAAATTTGTGATATATATTCATTGTTATTCACAGGTCAGAGTAAAAGAACAACCACTTGCAAAGCATAGAATGAATTAGAGGGTCTTAATTTGGTCCACATGGTAAAATTtgcaatatatttatttgttaaatactcAAATTTCTGagaaaaagtataatttttatttatgaaataCAGATGAAGTTatctgaaatgttttattttttcagtgttaaaatgtttctttaaagCTTTCATTCTAAAATGTGAAGTTCATAATGCTGATTATTTCAAATACATATGGAATTGGAGGAACAGAACAGAAAAAAACCAAGTGTTAGGgtaattttgaaggaaaagatgTCCAATTTGATCCTCTATGGATAGAAAGTATGAAATCTGGAATGAGAATTTAATTTGTGACtgataagaaaaaatagagaaaaatctaaataaagtaaaaaaaatcacttaagaaAATAAGAGGTAGAATTttgtcttaagaaaaaaaatgttttgtttgacAAATGTTACCATATGACATCTGTagctatatttaaaatattgtttagaTTTTAAGAATGTTGTCATAAAGTAATTCTTCTAAATGTTTTGAGTGAAATTTGTTTTCTCCTGAATTCCTGGAGATGGCAGTAGAAGTCATAGAAATAAGTTATTGTTTTCTATGCAAATATACATAGTGAGTCCTTCTCCCACAAAATCGGAAATCCATTTTGAAAAGCATCattgtaaaattgtaaaattaattacatataatttttaaatatttaaatttattctcattattttaattttctttaattttataatttggcATTGTCAAGGAATTCAATATTCTGGTCAAGTAGAGCTTTTTACATAACTTCCAGTCTGCTTgccattgtgtgaccttgggcaggtcactttatATCTTGGTATATTATGACAGAAGGATCTCAGATGTCATCTTGTCCAGCCCTGACCTGGAAGGGTCACTCCTTCATCACAATTTGACAAGAGTCTCTGTTTGCATTCTGCTTAATGACTTCTGGTGATGGAGAATACATTATCTCTTGAAGCAACCCATTCCACATATAGATAGCCctaaattttaaaagcttttgtttatattatGCCAATATCTGCCTTTTGCAACTGCTACCATAGGTCCGTAGTTCTTTCCTCTtgggccaagcagaataaatctaatctttcCTTTCACTTCAGAGTTAAACCATTAAGCATTTGTTATGTGcccactatgtgctaagcactctgttaagagaaagaaataaagagagagacctctgttttaggaagattactttgacgGCTGAAAGGATGATGGATTGGAAGAGGGATTGGAAGGTGGGAGACCTACCAGCATACTATTGGAATAGTATAGGAGTAAAGTGATGAGGGCCTATACCAGTGTGGTAGCAATGCTTGAATTAAAGAAGGTGCATAGTAGAGAAATGTTGCCAAGGTAGAATTGAGAGGGTGGGCAACAAATTGAATATTGGTGGTAagaatgaggagtcaaagatgacactTGGGTTGTGAAGCTGGGTAACTggaaagataatgataataaacttgctaataatagggaagtttgggagaggagagacaggagtggggagaggaCAAGAAATCATTAGtgtttagttttggacatgttgagtttaaaagtTTACAgaacatccaatttgagatgtctaatagacAGTTGGAATGTGAGACTAgaaggtcaggagagaggttgGTGCTAGATAAAGATATCTGAGAACAATATgcagagaaattatatttaaacagTTGATGAgcccacaaaaaaaaatagatacttCTGATGGCTCTCTTTGAGGCTTCATCCTAACCAGCAAGCAAGGCCCCATCAAATGAATCTACATAGACCCAACTTACCTGTTAATACCTAAACTACTTCTTagagttgtgaagataaaatatatttatgtgtaagTGGTTTGAAAAGCATTACACATATGCAcagataattataaattaaagcaaatttcaacatttacttttgtatttctagcaATCTCCAGTTTACATATTACCAAAATTAGAGTATCAAGCCTGCTATGGTGTTGAAGCTCTTACTGAAAGTGAACTTTGTCGTTTATGGACTGAGAGTTTATTGCATTCAAACTGCTTATTTTATGTTGGTAAGTGTGTGATTCATGTTCCTTTTTGATTGTTGCTTCATAATATAGAGGACTTCTTTTGTATTACCCATTTCTTgctctaagtttttaaaaattacttctgaTTGTACTTACccaaagaaagatttattttcaCAATTTTATTCATAGGCAGGCTAGTATATTCTGCAaagattttcagaaaaaataCTTGAAACAAAAAGAGGATCCTCTTTAACtagaaaatacaatttaaatatcTAGTTGATCAAACT is from Gracilinanus agilis isolate LMUSP501 chromosome 2, AgileGrace, whole genome shotgun sequence and encodes:
- the ICE2 gene encoding little elongation complex subunit 2, which gives rise to MKKCVSDEVAEFLKFLQNAAKSCSQDYDTLSDEALRFTKQFLSASIEQVKKYPEIYSLHEITSLMGFLPTRTEMGLKLEKTVLALGNVRFAKLSFPLMPAELQLSIDYKSTSTIETPEQKAAAMHYDISTDPNAEKLVLRYHPQIALTSRSLFTLLNNHAPNYKEQWEIPVHVKIIPVTGSKPMKIIYIDSPLPKKEMTVRERNQIFHEVPLDFLTTKNSAIPVSAVFMDKPEENIFQWDVPSDIKQSRRIEIFDDLDMGFDEDVTELETFGVTANKPLKILNTSNLPTSSTEATLPTTSNTATILSSPINLSKILTEQLKKEKQLMTSVNSGPEELKIKDNQEFLLCDNLQDPKKIQLYSCSSESKQSECDSSSIKDFEKEKIEVSEENDTTTDEECGAIKLNVLEKTNTFKERIDISETNKTQNVSCNSDTDEERLIIDIECKNHDNGKQEVITLNSSPLPDTLRMPMPSSENLAEATCNHEQKKCATKKSGKRLYKKFDPVGQILKMQNELLKPTSKKVPEQIFVNLENSRHHLAPEQPATVTDTPKSKWSSIFHKPKERLLPHSLQMFVENKSEYITPQEGNLVYKLFNFQDLLLLVRCSVQKVETRPRSKKRKNVRRQSPVYILPKLEYQACYGVEALTESELCRLWTESLLHSNCLFYVGHIDAFTSKLFMLEEIPMNGLKEKFATFNTPNAFNVLQHILKKISSLQEGSYLLSHAAEDSSLLIYKNSDEKFSRTAYNLHKAHCSLPTVPSSLSVPWVPLDPTVLLPYHIHHGRIPCTFPPKSQGSSKPQKVSGTRVPVPGHRNSVTVETKSCYLSAQQVENEGVAPKKRKQNSHKKSI